In Bacteroides coprosuis DSM 18011, the following are encoded in one genomic region:
- a CDS encoding Phenylalanyl-tRNA synthetase beta chain (COGs: COG0072 Phenylalanyl-tRNA synthetase beta subunit~HAMAP: Phenylalanyl-tRNA synthetase, class IIc, beta subunit, bacterial~InterProIPR004532:IPR002547:IPR005146:IPR005147:IPR 005121~KEGG: bfs:BF2590 phenylalanyl-tRNA synthetase subunit beta~PFAM: B3/B4 tRNA-binding domain; tRNA-binding domain; tRNA synthetase, B5; Phenylalanyl-tRNA synthetase, beta subunit, ferrodoxin-fold anticodon-binding~SMART: B3/B4 tRNA-binding domain; tRNA synthetase, B5; Phenylalanyl-tRNA synthetase, beta subunit, ferrodoxin-fold anticodon-binding~SPTR: Phenylalanyl-tRNA synthetase, beta subunit;~TIGRFAM: Phenylalanyl-tRNA synthetase, class IIc, beta subunit, bacterial~IMG reference gene:2504107210~PFAM: tRNA synthetase B5 domain; Ferredoxin-fold anticodon binding domain; B3/4 domain; Putative tRNA binding domain~TIGRFAM: phenylalanyl-tRNA synthetase, beta subunit, non-spirochete bacterial) — MNVSYNWLKEYVDFDLSPEELAAALTSTGLEIGEVEEVESIKGGLEGLVVGKVLTCVEHPDSDHLHITTVDLGKGEPVQIVCGAPNVAAGQKVVVATLGTVLYDGDNSFKIKKTKMRGVESLGMICSEVEIGVGSDSDGITVLPESVPAGTPAKEYYNVKSDYVLEVDITPNRADGCSHYGVARDIYAYLKQNGIVATLHKHDVKNFEVDNHNLDINVKVENTKACIRYAGLSMTGVTVKESPEWLKERLNSIGVRPINNVVDVTNYILFAYGQPLHCFDADMITTKTVEVKTLPEGTPFVTLDEQERKLSDKDLMICNGNEPMCIAGVFGGLKSGATEKTTNIFIESAYFHPTWVRKTARRFGLNTDASFRFERGVDPNAVIYCLQLAAILIKDLAGGQVSSEIKDFYPTPIEDFRVKLNFDKMNRLVGKEIPTDTVLRIVTSLEMKVLEQSAEGLTLAVPPYRADVHRDVDVIEDIMRIYGYNNIEISTSLKLSLSQKGEEDRSNKLQNLISEQLVGCGFNEIMNNSLTRSALYEDFKRFPAENLVMMLNPLSSDLNSMRQTLLFGGLSSISRNANRRNADLKFFEFGNCYFFDESKKSEGKGLAPYSEGYRLGMWVTGKRVANSWAHPDEDSSVYELKAYVDNVFARLGLAKAAMVEEVFSDELMASGLAYSTHGGKLLAVFGVITKKVTKGFDIDNEVYYAEFNWDELMKATRKNEINFKELPKYPAVRRDLALLLDKSVLFSDIEKVAFKSERKLLKSVSLFDVYEGNKLEAGKKSYAVCFMLQDESKTLNDKSIDKVMTKLIKNLEKELGAQLR, encoded by the coding sequence ATGAATGTCTCTTATAATTGGCTAAAAGAGTATGTCGATTTCGACTTATCTCCAGAAGAATTAGCTGCTGCCTTAACTTCAACAGGTCTTGAAATTGGTGAAGTAGAAGAGGTAGAAAGCATCAAAGGAGGATTAGAAGGTCTTGTAGTGGGTAAAGTCTTAACTTGTGTAGAACATCCCGACTCAGATCATTTACATATTACCACTGTTGACCTTGGTAAAGGTGAGCCCGTACAAATAGTATGTGGAGCTCCTAACGTTGCTGCAGGACAAAAAGTAGTAGTTGCTACTCTAGGTACTGTGCTTTATGATGGAGACAACAGTTTTAAAATTAAAAAGACTAAAATGCGTGGTGTAGAATCACTAGGCATGATTTGTTCAGAAGTAGAAATTGGTGTAGGCTCTGATAGCGATGGCATTACTGTATTACCAGAAAGTGTTCCTGCAGGTACTCCAGCCAAAGAATATTATAATGTGAAGAGTGATTATGTACTTGAGGTAGATATTACTCCTAACCGTGCAGATGGCTGTTCTCATTATGGCGTAGCTCGTGATATTTATGCTTACTTAAAGCAAAATGGTATTGTGGCTACATTGCACAAACATGATGTAAAAAACTTTGAGGTTGATAATCATAATCTAGATATCAATGTTAAGGTTGAAAATACCAAAGCTTGTATCCGTTATGCTGGCTTGAGCATGACAGGTGTAACCGTAAAAGAAAGTCCAGAGTGGCTCAAAGAGAGATTAAACTCAATTGGTGTACGTCCTATCAACAATGTAGTCGATGTTACTAATTATATCTTATTTGCTTACGGACAACCTTTACACTGTTTTGATGCGGATATGATCACTACAAAAACAGTAGAGGTTAAGACATTGCCAGAGGGAACTCCTTTTGTTACTCTTGACGAACAAGAACGTAAATTATCCGATAAAGATCTTATGATCTGCAATGGTAATGAACCAATGTGTATTGCAGGTGTGTTTGGTGGCTTGAAATCGGGAGCAACAGAAAAGACTACTAATATCTTTATTGAAAGTGCTTATTTCCACCCAACTTGGGTACGTAAGACTGCTCGTCGTTTTGGCTTAAATACAGATGCTTCATTCCGTTTTGAACGTGGAGTAGATCCAAATGCTGTAATTTACTGCCTTCAATTAGCTGCTATCCTGATTAAGGATTTAGCTGGTGGTCAAGTTTCTTCTGAAATTAAAGATTTTTATCCAACTCCAATTGAAGATTTTAGAGTGAAGTTAAACTTCGACAAGATGAATCGTTTGGTTGGTAAAGAAATTCCTACAGACACAGTACTACGTATTGTCACTAGCCTTGAAATGAAGGTACTTGAACAATCAGCAGAAGGATTAACACTTGCTGTTCCTCCTTATCGTGCAGATGTTCATCGTGATGTTGACGTAATTGAAGATATTATGCGTATCTATGGATACAACAATATAGAAATTAGCACAAGCTTAAAACTATCATTAAGTCAGAAAGGTGAAGAAGATCGTTCAAACAAACTTCAAAACCTGATTTCAGAGCAGCTAGTAGGTTGTGGTTTCAATGAAATCATGAACAACTCCCTAACTCGTTCAGCACTGTATGAAGACTTTAAGAGATTTCCCGCAGAAAACTTGGTAATGATGCTAAATCCATTAAGTTCAGACTTGAACTCAATGCGTCAGACTTTATTGTTTGGCGGATTAAGTAGTATCTCAAGAAATGCCAATCGTCGTAATGCAGACCTTAAATTCTTTGAATTTGGTAACTGTTATTTCTTTGATGAAAGTAAAAAAAGCGAAGGAAAAGGTTTAGCTCCATATTCAGAAGGTTATCGCTTGGGTATGTGGGTTACTGGCAAGCGTGTAGCAAACTCTTGGGCACATCCAGATGAAGATAGTTCTGTGTATGAGTTAAAAGCGTATGTAGATAATGTTTTTGCTCGTCTTGGCTTAGCTAAAGCTGCTATGGTGGAAGAAGTATTCAGTGATGAATTAATGGCTTCTGGTTTAGCTTATAGTACTCATGGCGGTAAATTACTTGCTGTATTTGGGGTTATTACTAAGAAAGTAACAAAAGGATTTGATATTGATAACGAAGTATATTATGCAGAGTTCAACTGGGACGAACTGATGAAGGCTACTCGTAAAAACGAAATTAACTTCAAAGAACTTCCTAAATATCCTGCTGTACGTCGTGACTTAGCTCTTTTACTTGATAAATCTGTGTTATTTTCAGATATTGAAAAAGTGGCATTCAAATCAGAACGTAAACTATTAAAATCAGTATCTCTTTTTGATGTTTACGAAGGGAATAAACTTGAAGCAGGTAAAAAGTCATATGCTGTATGCTTCATGTTGCAAGATGAAAGCAAAACATTAAACGATAAATCAATCGATAAAGTAATGACGAAGTTGATTAAAAACCTAGAAAAAGAACTAGGCGCTCAACTCCGATAA
- a CDS encoding DNA-binding protein (InterPro IPR005902:IPR000119~KEGG: bth:BT_0615 hypothetical protein~PFAM: Histone-like bacterial DNA-binding protein~SPTR: Non-specific DNA binding protein;~TIGRFAM: Putative DNA-binding protein, HU-related~IMG reference gene:2504107208~PFAM: Bacterial DNA-binding protein~TIGRFAM: DNA-binding protein, histone-like, putative) — protein MSIIYRVISLKSNPIEKDSPIKYYPRVMTLRQSANIKFITEKIKEMSSLSRGDIRSVLMNFIEKLKEQLLEGKAVNIEGLGVFNLSLRSQGEVEEKDVNVNSIKGMRICFQASKDLRVSKTSTRAGEKVQFIRLEEYLKKLGLKSEDLDPSPSEAGEDTPKTGDKDENII, from the coding sequence ATGTCAATTATTTATCGTGTAATTTCATTAAAATCAAACCCTATTGAAAAGGATTCTCCCATTAAGTATTACCCTAGAGTTATGACTCTAAGACAATCGGCAAACATTAAGTTTATTACTGAGAAGATTAAGGAAATGTCTTCACTATCTAGGGGTGATATCCGTTCTGTTCTTATGAATTTCATCGAAAAGCTGAAAGAGCAATTGCTCGAGGGTAAAGCAGTTAATATTGAAGGACTGGGAGTGTTTAACCTATCCCTAAGATCACAAGGAGAAGTAGAAGAGAAAGATGTAAATGTGAATAGCATTAAAGGAATGAGAATCTGTTTCCAGGCATCTAAAGATCTTCGCGTGTCAAAAACATCTACCCGTGCCGGAGAAAAAGTTCAATTTATTCGCCTGGAAGAGTATCTTAAAAAATTGGGTTTAAAATCAGAAGACCTTGATCCAAGCCCTTCTGAGGCTGGAGAAGATACGCCCAAAACAGGAGATAAAGATGAAAATATAATTTAA
- a CDS encoding aspartyl-tRNA synthetase (COGs: COG0173 Aspartyl-tRNA synthetase~InterPro IPR004524:IPR004365:IPR004364:IPR004115~KEGG: bth:BT_0872 aspartyl-tRNA synthetase~PFAM: Aminoacyl-tRNA synthetase, class II (D/K/N); Nucleic acid binding, OB-fold, tRNA/helicase-type; GAD domain~PRIAM: Aspartate--tRNA ligase~SPTR: Aspartyl-tRNA synthetase;~TIGRFAM: Aspartyl-tRNA synthetase, class IIb, bacterial/mitochondrial type~IMG reference gene:2504107205~PFAM: GAD domain; tRNA synthetases class II (D, K and N); OB-fold nucleic acid binding domain~TIGRFAM: aspartyl-tRNA synthetase, bacterial type), protein MFRTHTCGELRISDIEKVVTLSGWVQRSRKMGGMTFIDVRDRYGITQLVFNEASDKELCDRANKLGREFVIQVVGKVSERSSKNDKIATGEIEILVEKLDVLNTSATPPFTIEEKTDGGDDLRMKYRYLDLRRPNVRKNLELRHKMTMEVRRYLDNQGFLEVETPVLIGSTPEGARDFVVPSRMNPGEFYALPQSPQIFKQLLMVSGFDRYFQIVKCFRDEDLRADRQPEFTQIDCEMSFVEQEDVISNFEGMAKHLFKTIRGIELTETFPRITWHDAMKYYGSDKPDLRFDMQFVELMDVLKGHGFGVFDSAEYIGGICVKGAASYTRKQLDQLTDYVKRPQIGAKGMVYARVNADGSVKSSVDKFYTQEVLQEMKAAFNAEPEDLILILSGDNCMKTRKQLCELRLKVADELGLRDKNKFACLWVIDFPLFEWDEEDERFVAVHHPFTSPKEEDIQYIDSDPGRVRANAYDMVINGVEVGGGSIRIHDSELQNKMFEVLGFTPEKAKEQFGFLMNAFQYGAPPHGGIAYGLDRWVSLFAELDSIRDCIAFPKNNSGRDVMIDAPAQLDPSQLDELHLIVDVKEEEN, encoded by the coding sequence ATGTTTAGAACACATACCTGCGGAGAGTTGAGAATCTCCGATATAGAAAAAGTGGTTACTTTATCTGGCTGGGTGCAACGCAGTCGTAAAATGGGAGGGATGACTTTCATTGACGTGCGCGACCGTTACGGAATTACTCAGCTTGTCTTCAATGAAGCTAGTGACAAAGAGCTTTGTGATCGTGCCAATAAACTAGGACGTGAATTTGTTATTCAAGTTGTAGGAAAAGTAAGCGAACGCTCCAGCAAAAACGATAAAATAGCTACTGGTGAAATAGAAATATTAGTAGAAAAACTAGATGTACTAAACACTTCTGCTACTCCTCCTTTTACTATTGAAGAAAAGACAGACGGTGGCGACGATTTACGTATGAAGTATCGTTATCTAGACTTACGTCGTCCAAACGTGCGTAAGAACCTAGAATTACGTCATAAAATGACAATGGAAGTTCGCCGTTATTTAGATAACCAAGGTTTCTTAGAAGTAGAAACTCCTGTGCTTATCGGTTCTACTCCCGAAGGTGCTCGTGACTTTGTAGTTCCTTCTCGTATGAATCCAGGCGAGTTTTATGCCCTTCCACAATCTCCTCAAATCTTTAAGCAATTATTAATGGTGTCGGGCTTCGATCGCTACTTCCAAATTGTGAAGTGTTTCAGAGACGAAGATTTACGTGCCGATCGTCAACCCGAGTTTACTCAGATTGACTGTGAAATGAGCTTTGTAGAACAAGAAGATGTGATTTCCAATTTTGAAGGAATGGCAAAACATCTATTCAAAACTATTCGTGGTATTGAATTGACAGAAACATTCCCTCGTATTACATGGCACGATGCAATGAAATACTACGGAAGCGATAAGCCCGACTTGCGTTTTGATATGCAGTTTGTAGAACTGATGGACGTTCTTAAAGGACATGGCTTCGGTGTGTTTGATAGTGCTGAATATATAGGTGGTATCTGCGTGAAAGGTGCTGCGTCTTATACTCGTAAACAGTTAGACCAACTTACTGATTATGTAAAACGTCCTCAGATTGGGGCTAAGGGTATGGTTTACGCTCGTGTTAATGCAGATGGAAGTGTAAAATCTAGTGTAGATAAGTTCTATACTCAAGAAGTGCTTCAAGAAATGAAAGCTGCATTTAATGCAGAACCAGAAGACTTGATCTTGATCCTTTCTGGCGATAATTGCATGAAGACTCGTAAGCAACTATGCGAACTGCGTTTGAAAGTAGCTGATGAATTAGGTCTTCGTGATAAAAATAAATTTGCTTGTCTTTGGGTTATTGATTTCCCTCTATTTGAATGGGACGAAGAAGACGAAAGATTTGTAGCTGTTCACCATCCATTTACTTCTCCTAAAGAAGAAGATATTCAATACATTGACTCTGATCCTGGTCGTGTACGTGCCAATGCATACGATATGGTGATTAATGGTGTTGAAGTTGGTGGTGGTTCTATTCGTATTCACGATAGCGAACTACAAAACAAAATGTTTGAAGTATTAGGCTTCACTCCAGAAAAGGCAAAAGAACAATTTGGTTTCTTAATGAATGCTTTCCAATATGGTGCACCTCCTCATGGTGGTATCGCTTATGGTCTTGATCGTTGGGTATCTCTATTTGCAGAATTAGATTCTATCCGTGACTGTATCGCATTCCCTAAGAATAATTCAGGTCGTGATGTTATGATTGATGCTCCAGCACAATTAGATCCTTCTCAGCTAGATGAATTACACCTTATTGTAGACGTTAAAGAAGAAGAGAACTAA
- a CDS encoding hypothetical protein (KEGG: bfr:BF3033 hypothetical protein~SPTR: Putative uncharacterized protein;~IMG reference gene:2504107212), whose amino-acid sequence MRKHFTFLSKFFAATLFLAAFTACTSDNEPCDEGCGEKVIFTETFDGAEAILSGPTAAGENLNEDFTDKEGFVRFKENKNHKDIWYGINADAEGLVNAWNGGVWLSNYHTFDVEGNTDWYSFTNQSSVYNAKAASGKNFAVIYGMKNKFGGDYAKIYMKEGLGYHFLSMKVCNSAYTAGVALYGNDFSDGSMKEKGGYLYLLVKGYKDGKVLTDTNGKEIIDRFTLMDFRNKKEIFVKDWTDFFLTNVHKHEVDYIEFSMEGSDSQTTLGLNTPAYACIDDLQYGYKK is encoded by the coding sequence ATGAGAAAACATTTCACTTTTTTATCTAAATTTTTTGCAGCAACTTTATTTTTAGCTGCTTTTACAGCTTGTACCTCTGACAATGAACCTTGTGATGAGGGTTGTGGAGAAAAAGTAATATTCACTGAAACATTTGATGGGGCTGAAGCTATATTATCAGGACCTACTGCTGCTGGTGAAAACTTAAATGAAGACTTTACTGACAAAGAGGGCTTTGTCCGTTTTAAAGAGAATAAAAACCATAAAGATATATGGTATGGGATTAATGCTGATGCAGAAGGATTAGTCAATGCATGGAATGGTGGTGTCTGGTTGTCCAATTATCACACTTTTGATGTGGAAGGAAATACCGATTGGTATTCATTTACAAATCAAAGTAGTGTTTACAATGCAAAAGCTGCTAGCGGTAAAAACTTTGCTGTAATCTATGGAATGAAGAATAAGTTTGGTGGAGATTATGCTAAAATATATATGAAAGAAGGCCTCGGCTATCACTTTTTATCTATGAAGGTATGTAACTCTGCATATACTGCAGGAGTGGCACTTTATGGCAATGATTTTTCTGATGGTAGTATGAAGGAAAAAGGGGGTTATCTTTATTTGCTTGTAAAAGGATATAAAGATGGAAAGGTTCTTACTGATACAAATGGCAAAGAGATAATCGACCGATTTACATTAATGGATTTTAGAAATAAGAAAGAAATATTTGTGAAAGATTGGACGGATTTTTTCTTGACCAATGTTCATAAACACGAAGTAGATTATATTGAATTCTCTATGGAGGGTTCAGATTCTCAAACAACCCTTGGTTTAAATACTCCAGCTTATGCCTGTATTGATGATTTACAGTATGGGTATAAAAAATAA
- a CDS encoding hypothetical protein (KEGG: brm:Bmur_1903 hypothetical protein~SPTR: Putative TonB-related protein;~IMG reference gene:2504107213), with translation MPIVKNIKDKSLLGGKPMYSTDLLKKWESKTGENPSSCSAQGCYGRDLVGVQVQEPNNFFDDSYVVPVCKSCAEKDTEYYVSSELVKTEEL, from the coding sequence ATGCCTATTGTGAAAAACATCAAAGACAAGAGTTTATTAGGTGGTAAACCTATGTATAGTACAGATTTACTCAAAAAATGGGAGTCAAAGACTGGGGAAAATCCTTCAAGTTGTTCTGCTCAAGGGTGTTATGGCAGAGATTTAGTAGGAGTACAGGTTCAAGAGCCCAATAATTTCTTTGACGATTCATATGTTGTTCCTGTGTGTAAATCGTGTGCAGAAAAAGATACGGAATACTATGTATCTTCTGAGCTAGTTAAAACCGAAGAACTTTAA
- a CDS encoding GtrA family protein (InterPro IPR007267~KEGG: bfs:BF2464 hypothetical protein~PFAM: GtrA-like protein~SPTR: Putative uncharacterized protein;~IMG reference gene:2504107206~PFAM: GtrA-like protein) has protein sequence MKESTRVLRFAIIGTLNAVITAVVIWVMMDLFHQEYKISNLTGYFIAQVNNFIWGKYWIYISEENKGKSLWAQLFKFTISCVVSYIAQFLFIYVLIDILDMNAYLAQFFGLFVYGAVNFLFNRFITFR, from the coding sequence ATGAAAGAATCTACTCGTGTCCTTCGATTTGCTATTATCGGAACACTAAATGCAGTGATAACCGCTGTTGTGATTTGGGTGATGATGGATTTGTTTCATCAAGAGTACAAAATATCCAATCTGACGGGTTACTTTATTGCTCAAGTAAATAACTTTATATGGGGCAAGTACTGGATTTATATATCCGAGGAGAATAAAGGAAAGAGTCTTTGGGCTCAGCTTTTTAAGTTTACTATCTCATGTGTAGTATCTTATATTGCACAGTTCTTATTTATTTATGTCTTAATAGATATACTAGATATGAATGCTTATTTAGCTCAATTCTTTGGACTCTTTGTATATGGGGCAGTAAATTTCTTATTCAATAGATTTATAACCTTTAGATAA
- a CDS encoding hypothetical protein (KEGG: ptm:GSPATT00014495001 hypothetical protein~SPTR: Actin 1-9;~IMG reference gene:2504107207) translates to MVRVVVIIVCTLCTCYYYIVGPFKKKASVIMLNSPDFKIGDLVQLKKAESNIPNPFGSRENNLFQIAKIWANEVRLSWQRHIYDVNELKPIPINGVDDRSIHLQVEPYSPCVLDGMSLPMEDADRGYYLDKIKSLGWDKLLQLIEQQRIKYVHQVQRYLDDNFAGCQLKLNE, encoded by the coding sequence ATGGTGAGGGTTGTTGTAATTATAGTATGTACTCTATGTACGTGCTATTATTATATTGTCGGACCTTTTAAAAAGAAAGCGAGTGTTATTATGCTAAACTCACCTGATTTTAAAATCGGAGATTTAGTCCAGCTAAAAAAAGCGGAATCAAACATTCCCAATCCTTTCGGGTCCAGAGAAAACAATCTATTTCAAATTGCTAAAATCTGGGCCAATGAGGTAAGATTAAGCTGGCAAAGACACATCTATGATGTGAATGAATTGAAACCTATCCCGATTAATGGTGTTGACGATCGAAGTATTCATCTGCAAGTAGAGCCTTATTCTCCATGTGTATTGGATGGTATGAGCTTACCAATGGAAGATGCAGATCGTGGATATTATCTTGATAAAATTAAATCGTTGGGATGGGATAAGTTGCTTCAGTTAATTGAGCAACAGAGAATTAAGTATGTGCACCAAGTGCAACGTTACTTAGATGATAATTTCGCAGGCTGCCAACTCAAACTTAATGAATAG
- a CDS encoding glycosyl transferase family 8 (COGs: COG1442 Lipopolysaccharide biosynthesis protein LPS:glycosyltransferase~InterPro IPR002495~KEGG: bfs:BF1557 putative glucosyltransferase~PFAM: Glycosyl transferase, family 8~SPTR: Putative uncharacterized protein;~IMG reference gene:2504107214~PFAM: Glycosyl transferase family 8): MNIVCTLDNGYLKPCGVMLTSLCENNKDEKLHIFVVSQDLTDQSKDVLRGIVEKQYHQALSFINAADVKAMQRCDVSEENGHISKAAFLRLFTASILPQNIDKVIYLDCDLIVRRSLVDLWNTDLTNLALGAVEDESSTEFIQKGLCEHLKYDRKYNYFNSGVLLINLDYWRKTNAEDKFIKYLEEYNYQLFQNDQDVLNGVLHAEKVLLPFTYNMTDNFYRKERQIRKETWEELDSILPTAHIVHFTRSKKPWLKSCSHPMQRDFFKYVDLSPWKNERPKMNFYEKLYREVRRALKYRKISDQ, translated from the coding sequence ATGAATATAGTTTGCACCTTAGATAATGGATACCTTAAGCCTTGTGGAGTCATGCTAACATCTCTTTGTGAAAACAATAAAGATGAAAAGTTACATATATTTGTTGTCTCACAAGACCTAACAGACCAGTCTAAAGATGTATTACGAGGAATAGTAGAAAAGCAATATCACCAGGCATTGAGTTTTATCAATGCAGCAGATGTAAAAGCCATGCAGAGATGTGATGTTTCAGAGGAAAACGGACATATATCCAAAGCTGCTTTTTTAAGATTATTTACGGCAAGCATTCTCCCCCAAAATATAGATAAAGTAATCTATTTAGATTGTGATTTAATTGTTAGAAGAAGCTTAGTAGACCTATGGAATACTGATTTAACTAATCTTGCCTTAGGTGCAGTTGAAGATGAAAGCAGTACAGAGTTTATCCAAAAAGGGCTGTGTGAGCACTTAAAATACGATAGGAAGTACAATTATTTCAACTCAGGCGTTTTACTTATAAATTTAGATTATTGGCGCAAGACTAATGCAGAGGATAAGTTTATAAAATATCTTGAAGAATATAACTACCAGTTATTCCAAAATGATCAAGATGTTTTAAATGGTGTTTTACATGCAGAAAAAGTACTATTACCATTTACTTATAACATGACAGATAACTTTTATAGGAAAGAAAGACAAATACGGAAAGAAACTTGGGAAGAACTCGATTCAATACTGCCAACAGCTCACATTGTGCATTTTACTCGATCCAAAAAACCATGGTTAAAAAGCTGTAGCCACCCCATGCAAAGAGATTTTTTCAAGTATGTAGATCTTAGTCCGTGGAAAAACGAAAGACCCAAAATGAACTTTTATGAAAAGCTATATCGTGAAGTGAGAAGAGCTCTTAAATACAGAAAGATAAGTGATCAATAA
- a CDS encoding UPF0082 protein yeeN (COGs: COG0217 conserved hypothetical protein~HAMAP: Protein of unknown function DUF28~InterPro IPR002876~KEGG: bfs:BF2589 hypothetical protein~PFAM: Protein of unknown function DUF28~SPTR: Putative uncharacterized protein;~TIGRFAM: Protein of unknown function DUF28~IMG reference gene:2504107211~PFAM: Domain of unknown function DUF28~TIGRFAM: DNA-binding regulatory protein, YebC/PmpR family) encodes MGRAFEYRKARKLKRWGNMARVFTRVGKEISIAVKEGGPDPENNPRLRAIIQTAKRENMPKENVERAIKNAMGKDQKDYKMMNYEGYAPHGIAVFVETATDNTTRTVANVRAVFNKFGGSLGVSGSVDFMFKHNSVFTIAKKDDMSIEDLILELIDLGVEEEYEEDEEEVTIYAEFQSFNAIQTYLEENGFEIKSSEFTRIPMDEKDLEGDDRAEVEKMIERLEEDEDVQAVYSTLKPSDEDEDEE; translated from the coding sequence ATGGGAAGAGCATTTGAATATAGAAAAGCGCGAAAGCTTAAAAGATGGGGCAACATGGCCCGTGTTTTCACACGTGTTGGGAAAGAAATATCTATAGCAGTAAAGGAAGGTGGCCCTGACCCGGAAAACAACCCTCGTCTAAGAGCAATTATCCAGACTGCAAAGCGCGAAAACATGCCGAAGGAAAACGTCGAACGTGCTATTAAGAATGCTATGGGTAAGGATCAGAAAGACTACAAGATGATGAACTATGAAGGATATGCTCCTCATGGAATTGCCGTATTTGTAGAAACTGCAACTGATAATACAACCCGTACTGTAGCGAATGTACGTGCTGTCTTTAATAAATTTGGTGGTAGCCTTGGTGTTAGTGGTAGCGTAGACTTTATGTTTAAGCATAATTCCGTATTTACTATTGCTAAGAAAGATGATATGTCTATTGAAGATCTTATCCTAGAACTAATTGATTTAGGCGTGGAAGAAGAGTACGAAGAAGATGAAGAAGAAGTTACTATCTATGCTGAATTCCAATCCTTCAATGCTATTCAAACTTATTTAGAAGAAAATGGCTTCGAAATCAAGAGTTCGGAATTTACACGTATCCCTATGGATGAAAAAGATTTAGAAGGTGATGATCGTGCAGAAGTAGAAAAGATGATTGAACGCTTAGAAGAAGATGAAGATGTTCAAGCTGTATATTCTACATTAAAACCATCTGATGAGGATGAGGACGAAGAATAA
- a CDS encoding hypothetical protein (SPTR: Predicted protein;~IMG reference gene:2504107209), whose protein sequence is MSKLTKEKWSLIYKVILAILTGIGGTIGLQAMVV, encoded by the coding sequence ATGTCAAAATTAACAAAAGAGAAATGGAGCTTGATCTATAAAGTGATTCTAGCCATTTTAACAGGCATAGGTGGAACTATCGGATTGCAAGCAATGGTTGTGTAA